In Armatimonadota bacterium, a single genomic region encodes these proteins:
- a CDS encoding ABC transporter ATP-binding protein has translation MAKIVVEAKNLSKRYVMGDQTVHALRGINVQIFEGDFVAIMGPSGSGKSTFMNLIGCLDRPSEGECFLDGNPVARMNDNELAGIRNKYIGFVFQNFNLLPRTSALKNVELPLMYAGAKDKEATAKAALEKVGLGQRMDHTPAELSGGQQQRVAIARAIVNNPVMILGDEPTGNLDTRTSEEIMAVFQDVNRQGRTVIIVTHEEDVARHCKRIIRFRDGRIRSDEMVANPVDAREVIKTLPDPDAGVEPEVTPEPVAEKLSFKL, from the coding sequence ATGGCTAAGATCGTGGTTGAGGCCAAAAACCTCAGTAAGCGATATGTTATGGGCGACCAAACAGTTCACGCTCTTCGAGGGATCAACGTCCAGATTTTTGAAGGCGATTTCGTTGCCATTATGGGTCCTTCTGGCTCTGGAAAGTCTACGTTTATGAACCTGATCGGATGCCTGGATCGGCCAAGCGAGGGTGAGTGTTTCCTTGACGGCAATCCGGTTGCGAGGATGAACGATAATGAACTCGCTGGGATTCGGAACAAGTACATCGGGTTTGTATTTCAGAACTTCAACTTGCTCCCCCGAACCTCGGCATTGAAGAATGTTGAGCTCCCGCTGATGTATGCCGGAGCAAAAGACAAGGAGGCAACAGCAAAAGCCGCCTTGGAAAAAGTCGGGCTTGGTCAGCGAATGGATCACACGCCCGCCGAACTCTCGGGCGGTCAACAGCAACGCGTCGCGATTGCCAGAGCGATCGTCAATAATCCGGTCATGATTCTCGGCGACGAACCTACCGGTAACCTGGACACGAGAACTAGTGAGGAGATCATGGCGGTGTTTCAGGATGTGAATCGGCAGGGGCGAACCGTGATCATCGTTACTCATGAAGAGGATGTTGCGCGGCACTGCAAGCGAATTATTCGGTTCCGAGATGGACGCATCCGGAGCGATGAGATGGTCGCAAATCCGGTGGACGCTCGGGAAGTTATCAAGACTCTTCCGGATCCGGACGCCGGGGTTGAACCAGAAGTGACGCCAGAACCAGTTGCCGAAAAGTTGAGCTTCAAGCTCTAA
- a CDS encoding sugar phosphate nucleotidyltransferase has protein sequence MKGLILAAGKGSRLYPITHVIPKPLLPLANRVTMEYAFDRMKEMGITEIGIVVGENEAAMREGLGDGSAFGVSLSFVRQPEPKGLAHAVSFAEEFVGGDSFVLYLGDAIYDRSLAEFKEKFESSGCANLNLVMAVEDPSRFGVANVEGDRIVKLVEKPKNPESNLAMAGLYFFGPQIWSIFPTLQPSARGEYEITDAIQTLIDQGETVLAGEFKGTWFDTGTLDSYLETSFFLSGGDDVDASATVQGNTSSPVVIGKGATVSCNSIENSVVFPGATINVSGNIKNCILAGTVSAEGDLENQIIHGDWKG, from the coding sequence ATGAAAGGATTGATCCTCGCCGCCGGAAAAGGCAGCCGCCTGTACCCAATTACCCACGTGATCCCGAAGCCGCTCCTTCCGCTTGCTAATCGGGTGACGATGGAGTACGCCTTCGACCGCATGAAGGAGATGGGGATCACGGAAATTGGCATCGTCGTTGGCGAAAACGAAGCCGCGATGCGCGAGGGCCTTGGCGATGGCTCGGCATTTGGAGTTTCGCTATCCTTCGTTCGACAGCCCGAGCCGAAGGGCCTTGCTCATGCAGTGAGCTTTGCCGAAGAGTTTGTCGGCGGTGATTCGTTCGTGCTGTATCTTGGGGATGCGATCTACGACCGCTCGCTTGCAGAGTTCAAGGAGAAGTTCGAGTCTTCGGGTTGTGCGAATCTCAATCTTGTGATGGCAGTCGAAGATCCTTCTCGGTTTGGAGTTGCCAATGTCGAGGGTGATCGAATCGTGAAACTCGTCGAGAAGCCAAAGAATCCTGAGTCCAACCTCGCGATGGCTGGACTCTACTTCTTCGGACCCCAAATCTGGTCGATTTTCCCAACCCTTCAGCCCTCAGCCCGAGGCGAGTACGAGATCACCGACGCCATCCAAACTCTTATTGACCAAGGCGAAACGGTTCTTGCTGGTGAGTTCAAAGGAACCTGGTTCGACACCGGAACGCTCGATTCTTACCTAGAAACCAGCTTCTTCCTTTCCGGCGGCGACGATGTTGATGCCAGCGCAACCGTCCAAGGCAACACCTCAAGCCCGGTCGTCATCGGCAAAGGCGCGACCGTTTCGTGTAACTCAATCGAAAATTCAGTCGTGTTCCCCGGAGCGACGATTAACGTGAGCGGAAACATCAAAAACTGTATCCTCGCCGGAACTGTTAGCGCAGAAGGTGACCTAGAAAACCAGATTATTCATGGCGACTGGAAAGGTTAA
- a CDS encoding flavodoxin family protein, translating into MSLITIAYHSGYGHTKKVAEHVAAGANSVEGVKAVLLDVTAVDAAIDGYENGWELLNASNGIIFGAPTYMGGPSGQFKLFADATAKPWFAGAWKDKIAAGFTNSMSNAGDKNVTLYYLATLAAQQEMIWVSVGIKNDGTNNRNGYYLGLGTQSDNAPAEETPGKADLDTSEKFGARVAEAVLRWNK; encoded by the coding sequence ATGAGTTTGATCACCATTGCTTACCACTCCGGATACGGACATACCAAGAAAGTCGCCGAGCATGTCGCAGCCGGAGCGAACTCCGTAGAGGGCGTCAAAGCCGTTCTTCTCGACGTCACTGCCGTGGATGCGGCGATCGACGGCTACGAGAACGGCTGGGAGCTGCTCAACGCATCCAACGGCATCATCTTCGGCGCGCCGACCTACATGGGTGGTCCGAGCGGGCAGTTCAAACTCTTTGCCGACGCGACAGCAAAGCCATGGTTTGCCGGCGCCTGGAAGGACAAGATTGCCGCAGGGTTCACCAACTCAATGTCAAACGCGGGCGACAAAAACGTCACTCTCTACTACCTGGCGACCCTTGCTGCGCAGCAGGAGATGATCTGGGTCAGCGTTGGAATCAAAAACGACGGAACCAACAATCGCAACGGATACTACTTAGGTCTCGGAACCCAAAGTGACAACGCCCCGGCCGAGGAAACACCAGGAAAGGCTGACCTCGACACATCCGAAAAATTCGGAGCTCGAGTCGCCGAGGCCGTTCTTCGCTGGAACAAGTAA
- a CDS encoding TerC family protein: MVAALIGLFTLTILEIVLGIDNIVFVSILSGRLKGEEQEKARRLGMWLAIGVRILLLLGIGFIVRATNPIFELSFLRPLFEAAKEKPEVITEAIGISIKDMVLFGGGLYLIYQSVKEIHHKLEGAEESHKEGKPATFQKVLMGIIGINIIFSLDSVITAVGMVKEIWVMITAVIISGVFMVYYSGVVSKFVDKHPTVKILALSFLVLIGANLLADAGGIHIPKGYTYFAMVFAVVVEAINIRVRGGSKPVQLHQDPLPDTSE; the protein is encoded by the coding sequence ATGGTAGCAGCCTTAATTGGACTTTTCACGCTCACGATTCTTGAAATCGTTCTCGGCATCGACAACATCGTTTTCGTCAGTATTCTTAGCGGAAGACTCAAAGGCGAGGAGCAAGAAAAAGCTCGTCGCCTAGGAATGTGGCTTGCCATTGGCGTCCGAATTCTGCTCCTGCTGGGAATCGGGTTCATTGTTCGCGCAACGAACCCCATTTTTGAACTCTCATTCCTCCGTCCGCTCTTCGAAGCAGCGAAAGAGAAGCCTGAAGTTATCACCGAGGCAATCGGGATTTCTATCAAAGACATGGTTCTCTTCGGCGGCGGTTTGTACCTAATCTACCAAAGCGTTAAGGAGATTCACCACAAGCTTGAAGGTGCCGAAGAATCCCACAAAGAAGGCAAACCGGCGACGTTCCAAAAGGTGCTGATGGGAATCATTGGCATCAACATCATCTTCTCCCTCGACTCGGTGATCACTGCAGTGGGAATGGTTAAGGAGATCTGGGTCATGATCACTGCCGTCATCATTAGTGGCGTGTTCATGGTCTACTACAGTGGGGTCGTTTCCAAGTTCGTGGACAAGCACCCAACGGTCAAAATCCTCGCCCTAAGCTTCCTGGTACTGATTGGGGCGAACTTGCTTGCTGACGCCGGTGGAATCCACATCCCGAAGGGCTATACCTACTTTGCGATGGTCTTTGCGGTAGTGGTGGAGGCGATCAATATCAGAGTGCGTGGCGGATCCAAGCCGGTCCAATTGCACCAAGATCCTTTGCCAGATACGTCGGAGTAA
- a CDS encoding FAD-linked oxidase C-terminal domain-containing protein encodes MDFASLNAVLRPDQILAGPAAERAYDCDAYTVDKSNPSVIVLPETTEEVAKVVRWCNQHQIPFTARGAGTGLSGGAMPALGGVVISTKKLTRILEIDIESRALHAEAGIANKRITDAVAAHGLHFAPDPSSQTVSTLGGNIAENAGGPHTLKYGVTVQHILGVTMVDPQGEILTIGGKYGQGPSYDFLGIICGSEGLLGFVTEAWVKLTPVPTEVRTALIAFSTVRAATESVAEIIARGTIPAALEIMDRGIMNAVHAAFGLSFPDDAQALLLVECDGFDSGVVEGEMETVRAVCSEKGNLSFVEAADAKERAKLWTARKKGVGAMGRLAPTVVTHDGVIPRSKLPEMLDFVYSVAAEHGIGVANIFHAGDGNLHPCFYFDDREPGVIERVVKAGEDIIRKCVELGGSVTGEHGVGVEKLDLLPLMYTPEDLAAQGLVKQIFDQTGLANPCKVLPMNRACAEHKIRWRGVAT; translated from the coding sequence ATGGACTTCGCGTCGCTCAACGCCGTGCTTCGCCCCGATCAGATTCTTGCTGGTCCTGCCGCCGAGCGCGCTTACGATTGCGACGCGTACACGGTCGACAAGTCGAATCCCTCGGTCATTGTTCTTCCGGAAACGACTGAGGAAGTCGCTAAGGTGGTGCGTTGGTGCAACCAGCACCAGATCCCATTTACGGCTAGAGGTGCAGGGACTGGATTGAGCGGAGGCGCGATGCCCGCTCTTGGCGGAGTCGTGATTTCCACCAAAAAGCTCACCCGCATCCTTGAGATTGATATCGAAAGCCGCGCACTGCACGCGGAAGCCGGAATCGCAAACAAGCGGATCACCGACGCGGTTGCCGCACACGGCCTTCACTTTGCCCCCGATCCTTCTTCGCAGACCGTGAGCACTCTTGGCGGGAATATTGCGGAGAATGCGGGTGGTCCGCATACATTGAAGTACGGGGTCACGGTTCAGCACATTCTTGGCGTCACGATGGTTGACCCCCAAGGCGAAATCCTGACCATCGGCGGAAAGTACGGTCAGGGCCCCAGCTACGACTTTCTTGGCATCATCTGCGGCTCCGAGGGGCTACTTGGATTTGTGACGGAGGCGTGGGTGAAACTCACTCCGGTTCCCACCGAGGTGCGAACGGCACTGATCGCCTTTTCGACCGTGCGAGCGGCCACCGAATCGGTCGCGGAGATCATCGCTCGAGGCACCATTCCTGCCGCACTGGAGATAATGGACAGAGGGATTATGAACGCGGTCCATGCGGCGTTTGGTCTCTCTTTTCCCGATGACGCCCAGGCTTTGCTGCTTGTTGAATGTGACGGCTTTGACTCAGGGGTTGTTGAAGGGGAAATGGAGACCGTCCGGGCGGTTTGCTCTGAGAAGGGAAACTTGAGTTTCGTCGAGGCCGCAGACGCCAAGGAACGCGCGAAGCTCTGGACGGCACGCAAAAAGGGCGTTGGGGCGATGGGCCGCCTTGCCCCCACCGTCGTCACCCACGACGGCGTCATTCCCCGGTCTAAGCTCCCCGAGATGCTCGATTTTGTTTATTCAGTCGCCGCAGAGCACGGGATTGGTGTTGCCAACATCTTCCACGCCGGAGACGGCAACCTCCATCCTTGCTTCTACTTCGACGACCGCGAGCCGGGTGTGATCGAAAGAGTTGTGAAAGCCGGCGAGGACATCATCCGTAAGTGTGTCGAGCTGGGCGGCTCGGTCACGGGAGAACATGGCGTCGGCGTTGAGAAACTCGACCTTCTGCCATTGATGTACACCCCCGAAGACCTGGCGGCTCAGGGTTTGGTCAAGCAAATCTTCGATCAAACCGGCCTCGCCAACCCCTGCAAGGTTTTGCCAATGAACCGTGCCTGCGCCGAACACAAAATTCGTTGGCGGGGAGTGGCGACGTGA
- a CDS encoding FAD-linked oxidase C-terminal domain-containing protein, with the protein MADLAELLLQSNRLLIGLGGQFRNTSERTQHELHAAVYEEEWTVGVEGKIASKAQPFSYIDFSNLPERFDLDEQNQTLTVSAHTEFLSILARLGSTKFAIPYHGDRESLGAAYWDEFGASAVDSIGDAMATDWPHVLQSQHGSWRDWVIGAKIMLADGSIVKSGSAVVKSVSGFDLHKLMIGSRHTLGILLEVCLKVVPRESVTIPSIEVNQDLTPAWRIYPQFGRRLNCLKKSGFSLEQFEAEYGIRAWVHDVQAGTFWFESGPTADLPEGMNEGLRTNYWDDEPEIHSPQTEALMRRTKQLFDPTNKLNPGEFGFI; encoded by the coding sequence ATGGCGGATCTCGCAGAACTGCTGCTGCAGAGCAATCGTCTGCTAATAGGTCTCGGAGGTCAGTTTCGTAATACTTCAGAGCGAACGCAACACGAGCTTCACGCCGCGGTCTACGAAGAAGAGTGGACGGTAGGCGTGGAGGGAAAAATTGCCTCCAAGGCTCAACCGTTTAGCTACATCGACTTTTCAAACCTTCCGGAAAGATTTGACCTTGACGAACAGAATCAAACACTTACGGTTTCAGCTCACACAGAGTTCCTGTCGATCCTCGCTCGTCTGGGGTCAACAAAGTTTGCGATTCCATATCATGGTGACCGCGAGTCGCTAGGCGCTGCATATTGGGACGAGTTTGGTGCTAGTGCAGTCGACTCGATAGGTGATGCAATGGCTACTGATTGGCCGCACGTACTCCAGTCCCAGCATGGCTCGTGGCGCGACTGGGTCATCGGCGCAAAGATAATGTTGGCGGATGGGTCGATCGTCAAGTCCGGATCGGCTGTGGTGAAAAGTGTCTCAGGCTTCGACCTTCACAAGCTTATGATAGGTAGTCGGCACACGCTGGGCATTCTTCTCGAAGTCTGCTTGAAAGTTGTGCCGAGAGAGTCTGTCACCATTCCATCTATTGAAGTGAATCAGGATCTGACCCCAGCTTGGCGAATCTATCCTCAGTTTGGGCGGCGGTTGAATTGTCTTAAAAAGTCAGGTTTCTCCCTAGAGCAATTCGAAGCTGAGTACGGCATCCGCGCATGGGTTCATGATGTTCAGGCGGGCACGTTTTGGTTCGAGTCAGGACCGACTGCTGATTTGCCAGAAGGGATGAACGAAGGACTAAGAACGAACTACTGGGACGACGAGCCTGAGATCCACTCTCCACAAACCGAAGCTCTAATGCGCCGCACCAAACAGTTATTCGACCCGACCAACAAACTCAATCCTGGCGAGTTTGGGTTCATCTAG
- a CDS encoding isochorismatase family protein encodes MPSIKLTPAESVLLVIDLQESFLKIIHEAERVLTRSEFLCRASKIFDVPIVASEQYPSRMGGTDPRFDGLFDEVFGKMEFSAAANPEFMAALEKTGRRQVVIVGIETHICVSQTALDLLSKGYEVAVCPDAVSSSSQDRHKLGMERLRDAGVIPFHSEAVAYEWCHSADSPKFRELLAVVKQF; translated from the coding sequence ATGCCTTCGATAAAGTTAACGCCAGCTGAGTCGGTTTTACTGGTGATCGATCTGCAAGAGTCGTTCCTCAAGATCATTCATGAGGCTGAAAGGGTACTGACACGGTCGGAGTTTTTGTGTCGTGCGTCCAAGATTTTTGACGTTCCGATCGTTGCCTCTGAGCAGTACCCATCGCGAATGGGCGGAACTGACCCTCGCTTTGACGGGCTTTTCGACGAAGTTTTCGGAAAGATGGAGTTTTCGGCGGCGGCCAACCCCGAGTTCATGGCGGCTCTGGAGAAGACGGGCAGAAGACAGGTCGTCATCGTTGGAATAGAAACACACATCTGCGTTTCTCAGACTGCTTTAGACCTTCTCAGTAAAGGCTACGAGGTCGCCGTATGTCCGGACGCGGTTTCTTCCAGCTCTCAAGACCGTCACAAGCTTGGTATGGAACGACTGCGGGATGCCGGTGTGATTCCGTTTCACTCTGAAGCAGTCGCCTATGAATGGTGCCACTCCGCCGATAGCCCCAAGTTCCGCGAGCTACTGGCGGTCGTGAAGCAATTCTGA
- a CDS encoding ankyrin repeat domain-containing protein yields MGLCELIQQGHTSAAFSLLEQNPGLADEPGAALLALYHGHTELAEAIVDQKSDLTSFEAAAFGNVSKLEGVDVDAVSEDGWQALHLAAFFGHLEAVKFLLAKRASLDWLSENSLGVSSLHSALANQHEAIARELVFEGADVNLASRSGWTPLHYAASQGNRALAQFLIENGATPVPGPEGKLPAELAEQAGYKELVEILG; encoded by the coding sequence GTGGGTTTATGTGAACTCATTCAACAAGGGCACACTTCGGCGGCGTTCAGTCTGCTGGAGCAGAATCCAGGATTGGCGGATGAACCTGGAGCCGCACTTTTGGCGTTGTACCACGGACATACGGAACTTGCCGAAGCGATCGTGGATCAAAAGTCCGACCTCACCAGCTTTGAGGCAGCGGCGTTTGGAAATGTTTCAAAGCTGGAAGGCGTTGACGTTGACGCTGTGAGTGAGGACGGCTGGCAGGCATTGCATCTTGCCGCATTTTTTGGACACTTGGAAGCGGTGAAGTTTCTTTTGGCAAAGCGGGCCTCTCTGGATTGGCTTTCGGAGAACTCGTTAGGTGTGTCTTCCCTGCATTCAGCACTGGCCAATCAGCACGAAGCCATCGCTCGTGAGCTCGTTTTTGAGGGTGCCGACGTCAATCTTGCTAGCCGAAGTGGCTGGACTCCGCTGCACTACGCAGCGTCGCAAGGGAATCGTGCCTTGGCTCAGTTTCTCATCGAAAATGGAGCAACACCAGTTCCCGGGCCTGAAGGCAAACTTCCGGCCGAATTGGCGGAACAAGCTGGGTACAAAGAATTGGTCGAAATCCTTGGCTAG